The Epinephelus lanceolatus isolate andai-2023 chromosome 14, ASM4190304v1, whole genome shotgun sequence genome has a window encoding:
- the LOC144466914 gene encoding coiled-coil domain-containing protein 106-like yields the protein MRNEDSSDSSDSDDSYEDRKRKCKKKHKKHGSSDSSDDDWKKSKSKKPSSFGKRVLSPEDVVHRYKVVLKVFRRNRSMTNTCEELGVDRNTIAGTAVIADVMIATEGADFGELPLFKEKQTLANYAKLCKAFVDANKPLQEKIEKMRKATELLPIKYKMPK from the exons ATGAGGAATGAGGattcctctgactcttctgacTCAGATGACTCTTATGAGGATCGGAAGAGGAAGTGtaagaagaaacacaaaaaacatgggTCTTCAGACTCCTCTGATGATGACTGGAAGAAGAGCAAATCCAAAAAACCTTCATCATTTGGAAAGAGAG TTCTGAGCCCAGAGGACGTTGTCCACCGCTACAAAGTGGTCCTAAAAGTCTTCAGGCGAAACCGCAGCATGACCAACACCTGTGAAGAACTCGGAGTGGACAGGAACACCATTGCAGGGACTGCGGTCATTGCAGATGTCATGATAGCCACAGAGGGCGCAGACTTTGGGGAGCTGCCCCTcttcaaagaaaaacagactttAGCGAACTACGCAAAATTATGCAAGGCATTTGTAGATGCCAACAAACCCCTGCAGGAAAAAATCGAAAAAATGAGGAAGGCCACAGAGCTGCTCCCTATCAAATATAAAATGCCAAAGTGA